A genome region from Geobacter pickeringii includes the following:
- the sfsA gene encoding DNA/RNA nuclease SfsA, protein MKLPAQLYPGTLIRRYQRFLADVQLDDGTIVTAHCPNSGSMKGCNAPGSPVYLSRSDNPARKLAYTWELVRSDGFWAGINTGLPNRLVREAIENGTIAELQGYGTIRPEVPYGTRSRIDLLLEGEQGRCWVEVKNVTLVEGGRALFPDSVTERGQKHLRELMEVVRQGDRGVIFFVVQRGDGSAVAPADAIDPEYGRLLRQAAASGVEPLAYRALVTPEEIRLVERMPVVLEG, encoded by the coding sequence ATGAAACTCCCTGCCCAACTCTATCCCGGCACCCTCATCCGCCGCTACCAGCGGTTCCTTGCCGACGTGCAGCTCGACGACGGCACGATCGTCACCGCCCACTGCCCCAACTCCGGAAGCATGAAGGGGTGCAACGCCCCCGGCAGCCCGGTCTACCTCTCCCGCAGCGACAACCCCGCCCGCAAGCTCGCCTACACCTGGGAACTGGTCCGGAGCGACGGGTTCTGGGCCGGCATCAACACCGGGCTTCCCAACCGCCTCGTGCGGGAAGCGATCGAAAACGGCACCATCGCGGAACTGCAGGGGTACGGGACGATTCGCCCCGAGGTCCCCTACGGCACCCGCAGCCGCATCGATCTCCTGCTGGAGGGGGAGCAGGGGCGCTGCTGGGTGGAAGTGAAAAATGTGACCCTTGTGGAGGGAGGGAGGGCGCTCTTCCCCGATTCCGTCACGGAGCGGGGCCAGAAGCACCTGCGGGAGTTGATGGAGGTGGTGAGGCAGGGAGACCGGGGGGTGATCTTCTTCGTGGTGCAGCGGGGGGACGGCAGCGCGGTGGCGCCGGCAGATGCCATCGACCCGGAGTACGGCCGGCTCCTGCGCCAGGCGGCGGCCAGCGGCGTGGAGCCCCTCGCCTACCGGGCGCTGGTGACGCCGGAGGAGATCAGGCTGGTGGAGCGGATGCCGGTGGTGCTGGAGGGATAG
- a CDS encoding GGDEF domain-containing protein: MEIVLGRHFPPAPPAVAGKGMVETERNGRHPLDESGRYAGYDRIMGNISWLLIALVSLSIKLMEPAERSAMVLAISCFALFAYNVAARYLILRGTSSRGKTFVDLMIFLCFIVAVSRITGGVDSPFIPLIYLVLMAASLTQGRRATYFMAGLAVSSYVILSLPDRAGIVATHASLAEYLLHLFSFVLTAHLGAMLSGEAEHARREIEKLSLADEVTGLSNMRNFFHLADIQEKLAMRYHRPFTICMLDADNLKKINDVHGHLAGTDLIRHTARMIGQSIRCTDIVARYGGDEFVVMYVEAGKHDIEAAVQRLIVQMRETPFEYAGKRLTATLSAGIASYPDDGVDVADVMTRADEAMYASKRAGKNMVTVYRAEPENGGSGEKRGGVSLRTGESSGTC; the protein is encoded by the coding sequence ATGGAGATTGTTCTCGGGCGGCATTTTCCGCCGGCGCCGCCGGCGGTTGCGGGGAAGGGTATGGTGGAGACGGAGAGAAACGGTCGGCACCCCCTGGATGAGTCGGGGCGTTACGCCGGATACGATCGGATCATGGGGAACATCTCATGGCTTCTGATCGCCCTCGTGTCGCTGAGCATCAAGCTGATGGAGCCGGCCGAGCGGAGTGCCATGGTGCTCGCGATCTCCTGTTTCGCGCTCTTCGCGTACAACGTGGCGGCCCGCTACCTGATCCTGCGGGGGACGTCGAGCCGGGGGAAGACCTTTGTCGACCTGATGATCTTTCTCTGCTTCATCGTTGCGGTTTCCCGGATCACCGGCGGGGTTGACAGTCCCTTCATCCCGCTCATCTACCTGGTGCTGATGGCCGCCTCCCTCACCCAGGGGCGGCGCGCGACCTATTTCATGGCGGGGCTGGCGGTCTCTTCGTACGTCATCCTGAGCCTCCCCGACCGTGCCGGCATCGTCGCCACCCACGCGTCGCTGGCGGAATACCTCCTCCATCTCTTTTCCTTTGTGCTGACCGCCCATCTGGGGGCGATGCTTTCCGGCGAGGCGGAGCACGCCCGGCGGGAAATCGAGAAACTCTCCCTCGCCGATGAGGTGACGGGGCTCAGCAATATGCGGAACTTCTTCCACCTGGCTGATATCCAGGAGAAGCTCGCCATGCGCTACCACCGTCCCTTTACCATCTGCATGCTCGATGCGGACAATCTGAAAAAGATCAACGACGTGCACGGCCACCTTGCCGGGACCGACCTGATTCGTCACACGGCGCGGATGATCGGGCAGAGCATCCGCTGCACCGACATCGTCGCCCGCTATGGCGGGGACGAGTTCGTGGTCATGTACGTGGAGGCCGGCAAGCATGATATCGAGGCGGCGGTGCAGCGGCTCATCGTCCAGATGCGCGAGACCCCCTTCGAGTACGCCGGCAAGAGGCTCACGGCGACCCTCTCGGCGGGGATCGCGTCGTACCCCGATGACGGCGTCGACGTGGCGGATGTCATGACCCGGGCGGACGAGGCGATGTACGCCAGCAAACGGGCGGGGAAAAACATGGTCACGGTCTACCGGGCGGAGCCGGAGAACGGCGGGTCGGGAGAGAAAAGGGGGGGCGTCTCCTTGCGGACCGGTGAATCCTCTGGTACATGTTAG
- a CDS encoding NADH-quinone oxidoreductase subunit B family protein has product MSGGKNGKIRFATVWLGGCSGCHMSFLDLDERLVELAEAAELVFSPFVDTKEFPEDVDVTLVEGAVTNRANLAMAERVRERSGRVVSLGDCAVTGNVTSMRNLLPTSAILAPFRSADGRAGSAFLDYTSVPELLPRALPLHQVIPVDGYVPGCPPDADRIWEAVRALLRGEPVALAESMRTFG; this is encoded by the coding sequence ATGAGCGGAGGGAAAAACGGAAAGATCAGGTTCGCCACGGTCTGGCTCGGCGGCTGCTCCGGCTGCCACATGAGCTTCCTCGACCTGGACGAGCGGCTCGTGGAACTCGCCGAGGCGGCGGAGCTGGTTTTCAGCCCCTTTGTCGACACCAAGGAGTTTCCGGAGGATGTCGACGTGACCCTGGTGGAAGGGGCGGTCACCAACCGCGCCAACCTTGCCATGGCGGAGCGGGTGCGGGAGCGGAGCGGCCGGGTGGTGAGCCTCGGCGACTGCGCCGTCACCGGCAATGTCACGAGCATGCGCAACCTGCTGCCGACCAGCGCGATTCTCGCGCCGTTTCGCTCTGCCGACGGGCGCGCCGGCTCGGCGTTTCTCGATTACACGAGCGTCCCGGAGCTCCTCCCCCGGGCCCTGCCGCTCCACCAGGTGATCCCGGTGGATGGCTACGTCCCCGGCTGCCCCCCCGACGCCGACCGGATCTGGGAGGCGGTCCGAGCGCTGCTGCGCGGCGAGCCGGTGGCCCTTGCCGAGTCGATGCGCACCTTCGGATAG
- the dnaB gene encoding replicative DNA helicase produces the protein MSAVDLRKVPPQSLEAEMSILGGILLDNEAINRALETVEAEDLYRESHRKIFRAMVDLSTRNEPCDLITLTDILKRKGELEEVGGGAYLATLVDYVPTAANIAYYCKIVKEKSITRRLITAATDIVTRGYEGEAGMEELLDSAQKTIFEISDNKLRPAFTPVGTILKDTFKHIESLYEKKQAVTGTPTGFYDLDEMTAGFQKGDLIIIAGRPSMGKTAFALNIAQYAAAHADSPAPAAIFSLEMSKESLVMRLLCSESRVDASRLRTGHLIDTDWHKLTHGADKLSKAKMFIDDTPAIPVMEMRAKSRRLKAEHGLGLIVVDYLQLMRGSANIESRQQEISEISRSLKALAKELEVPVVALSQLNRSLESRTDKRPIMSDLRESGAIEQDADVIMFVYRDAVYCDDCKKRDGSCTKDHDKDAEIIIGKQRNGPIGTVRLLFNGQYTKFENLEKRHDY, from the coding sequence ATGTCCGCAGTCGATCTGAGAAAAGTTCCCCCCCAGAGCCTGGAGGCCGAGATGTCGATCCTCGGCGGTATCCTCCTCGACAACGAGGCGATCAACCGGGCCCTGGAGACCGTGGAGGCGGAGGACCTCTACCGCGAATCGCACCGCAAGATCTTCCGTGCCATGGTGGATCTCTCCACCCGCAACGAGCCGTGCGACCTCATCACCCTCACCGACATCCTCAAGCGCAAGGGGGAGCTGGAAGAGGTGGGGGGGGGGGCCTATCTGGCGACGCTGGTGGACTACGTCCCCACCGCCGCCAACATCGCCTACTACTGCAAGATCGTAAAGGAGAAGTCGATCACCCGGCGCCTCATCACCGCCGCCACCGACATCGTCACCCGGGGGTACGAGGGGGAGGCCGGGATGGAGGAGCTCCTCGACTCCGCCCAGAAGACGATCTTCGAGATCTCGGACAACAAGCTCCGCCCCGCCTTCACCCCCGTCGGCACCATCCTGAAGGACACCTTCAAGCATATCGAGTCCCTCTACGAGAAGAAGCAGGCGGTCACCGGCACCCCCACCGGCTTCTACGACCTGGACGAGATGACCGCCGGCTTCCAGAAGGGGGATCTCATCATCATCGCCGGCCGCCCCTCCATGGGAAAGACCGCCTTCGCCCTGAACATCGCCCAGTACGCCGCGGCCCACGCTGACTCGCCGGCGCCGGCGGCCATCTTCTCGCTGGAGATGAGCAAGGAGTCCCTCGTGATGCGTCTGCTCTGCTCCGAGTCACGGGTGGATGCGAGCCGGCTGCGGACCGGCCACCTCATCGACACCGACTGGCACAAGCTGACCCACGGCGCCGACAAGCTCTCCAAGGCGAAGATGTTCATCGACGACACCCCGGCGATCCCGGTGATGGAGATGCGGGCCAAGTCCCGGCGCCTCAAGGCGGAGCACGGCCTGGGGCTGATCGTGGTCGACTACCTCCAGCTCATGCGGGGAAGCGCCAACATCGAGTCGCGCCAGCAGGAGATCTCGGAGATCTCCCGCTCTCTCAAGGCCCTGGCCAAGGAGCTGGAGGTGCCGGTGGTGGCGCTCTCCCAGCTCAACCGCTCCCTGGAGAGCCGCACCGACAAGCGTCCGATCATGAGTGACCTGCGGGAGTCGGGAGCCATCGAGCAGGATGCCGACGTGATCATGTTCGTCTACCGCGACGCGGTCTACTGCGACGACTGCAAGAAGCGCGACGGCTCCTGCACCAAGGATCACGACAAGGACGCCGAGATCATCATCGGCAAGCAGCGTAACGGCCCCATCGGCACCGTACGGCTGCTCTTCAACGGCCAGTACACCAAGTTCGAGAACCTGGAGAAGCGTCATGACTACTGA
- a CDS encoding fumarate hydratase, whose protein sequence is MSTKPFVYQEPFPLAKESTTYRKIEGSEKHVTVEQFAGKDVLRVCPEALAILANEAMRDVSFLLRPEHNESVAKILRDPEASQNDKGVALAFLRNAEIAAQFELPVCQDTGTATIIAKKGQQVWTGGKDEEYLSKGVYKTYTEENLRYSQTVALDMYEEINTGTNLPAQIDIQAVDGDAYKFLFMAKGGGSANKTSLFQETKALLTPEKLEKFLVDKMKYLGTAACPPYHIAVVVGGTSADACMKAVKLASAKYYDDLPTTGNEYGQAFRDLELEEKLLQAACKLGIGAQFGGKYFAHDIRVIRLPRHGASCPVGMAVSCSADRNVKAKITRDGLFVEELDRNPGRLIPDQYRGKHEHGVKIDLNQPMKQILAELSKYPVATPLLLNGTIVVGRDIAHAKFKEILDSGKPLPDYLLNHPIYYAGPAKTPKGKASGSFGPTTAGRMDSYVDLLQANGGSMIMIAKGNRSQQVTDACKKHGGFYLGSIGGPAAVLAEENIKKVECIDFPELGMEAVWKIEVENFPAFILVDDKGNDFFKQLGL, encoded by the coding sequence ATGTCCACCAAGCCGTTCGTCTACCAGGAGCCCTTCCCCCTCGCCAAGGAGAGCACCACGTACCGCAAGATCGAGGGTTCCGAAAAGCATGTGACCGTCGAGCAGTTCGCCGGCAAGGATGTGCTGCGGGTCTGCCCCGAGGCGCTCGCCATCCTCGCCAACGAGGCGATGCGCGACGTTTCCTTCCTGCTGCGTCCCGAGCACAACGAATCGGTGGCCAAGATCCTCCGCGACCCGGAGGCGTCCCAGAACGACAAAGGGGTGGCGCTGGCTTTCCTGCGCAACGCCGAGATCGCCGCCCAGTTCGAGCTCCCGGTCTGCCAGGATACCGGCACCGCCACCATCATCGCCAAGAAGGGGCAGCAGGTCTGGACCGGCGGTAAAGACGAGGAATACCTCTCCAAGGGGGTCTACAAGACCTACACCGAGGAAAACCTCCGCTACTCCCAGACCGTGGCGCTGGACATGTACGAAGAGATCAACACCGGCACCAACCTCCCGGCCCAGATCGACATCCAGGCCGTGGACGGCGACGCCTACAAGTTCCTCTTCATGGCCAAGGGTGGCGGCTCCGCCAACAAGACCTCCCTCTTCCAGGAGACCAAGGCGCTCCTCACCCCCGAAAAGCTGGAGAAGTTCCTCGTCGACAAGATGAAGTACCTCGGCACCGCCGCCTGCCCGCCGTACCACATCGCCGTCGTCGTCGGCGGCACCTCGGCCGACGCCTGCATGAAGGCGGTGAAGCTCGCCAGCGCCAAATACTATGACGATCTCCCGACGACGGGGAACGAGTACGGCCAGGCCTTCCGCGACCTGGAACTGGAGGAGAAGCTCCTCCAGGCCGCCTGCAAGCTCGGCATCGGCGCCCAGTTCGGCGGCAAGTACTTCGCCCACGACATCCGGGTCATCCGCCTGCCGCGCCACGGCGCCTCCTGCCCGGTGGGGATGGCGGTCTCCTGCTCCGCCGACCGCAACGTCAAGGCGAAGATTACCCGCGATGGCCTCTTCGTCGAAGAGCTCGACCGCAACCCGGGGCGCCTCATCCCCGATCAGTACCGCGGCAAGCATGAGCACGGCGTCAAGATCGACCTCAACCAGCCGATGAAGCAGATCCTCGCCGAACTCAGCAAATACCCGGTGGCCACGCCGCTGCTCCTGAACGGCACCATCGTCGTCGGCCGCGACATCGCCCACGCCAAGTTCAAGGAGATTCTCGACAGCGGCAAGCCGCTCCCCGACTACCTCCTGAACCACCCGATCTACTACGCCGGTCCGGCCAAGACCCCGAAGGGAAAGGCCTCCGGCTCCTTCGGCCCCACCACCGCCGGCCGCATGGACAGCTACGTGGATCTCCTCCAGGCCAATGGCGGTTCGATGATCATGATCGCCAAGGGGAACCGGAGCCAACAGGTCACCGACGCCTGCAAGAAGCACGGCGGGTTCTACCTCGGCTCCATCGGCGGCCCGGCAGCGGTCCTCGCCGAGGAGAACATCAAGAAGGTGGAGTGCATCGACTTCCCCGAGCTCGGCATGGAAGCGGTCTGGAAGATCGAGGTGGAGAACTTCCCCGCCTTCATCCTAGTGGATGACAAGGGGAACGATTTCTTCAAGCAGCTGGGCCTGTAA
- the hoxU gene encoding bidirectional hydrogenase complex protein HoxU, whose protein sequence is MPVITLTINDELVSGRRGESLLEVVREHGITLPTLCHMEGLSERGGCRLCIVEVEGSPRPVPACTTMAREGMLVRTHTTRLIRYRRMIVELLLAERNHYCAVCVSVGHCELQNVAAALGVDHVRYEYLSPRVTMDLSHERFGMDHNRCILCTRCVRVCDEVEGVRTWDIAHRGVRSRIMADLNYPWGESETCTSCGKCVQVCPTGALFTKGAAVGEMVKDPGMLRRVLEGRDRKEWEG, encoded by the coding sequence ATGCCGGTCATCACACTGACGATCAACGACGAGCTGGTGAGCGGCCGCCGTGGGGAATCGCTCCTGGAGGTGGTGCGCGAACACGGCATAACGCTCCCCACCCTCTGCCACATGGAGGGGCTCAGCGAGCGGGGGGGGTGCCGGCTCTGCATCGTGGAGGTGGAGGGGAGCCCCCGCCCGGTCCCCGCCTGCACCACCATGGCCCGCGAGGGGATGCTGGTCCGGACCCACACCACGCGCCTCATCCGCTACCGCCGGATGATCGTGGAGCTGCTCCTGGCCGAACGCAACCACTACTGCGCGGTCTGCGTCTCCGTGGGGCACTGCGAACTCCAGAACGTCGCCGCCGCCCTGGGGGTGGACCACGTCCGCTACGAATACCTCTCGCCACGGGTCACCATGGACCTCTCCCACGAGCGCTTCGGCATGGACCACAACCGCTGCATCCTCTGCACCCGCTGCGTGCGGGTCTGCGACGAGGTGGAAGGGGTCCGGACCTGGGACATCGCCCACCGGGGGGTGCGCAGCCGCATCATGGCCGACCTGAATTACCCCTGGGGAGAGAGCGAGACCTGCACGAGCTGCGGCAAGTGCGTCCAGGTCTGCCCCACCGGCGCCCTCTTCACCAAGGGAGCGGCGGTGGGGGAGATGGTGAAGGACCCCGGAATGCTGCGGCGGGTGCTGGAAGGGCGCGACCGGAAGGAATGGGAAGGATGA
- a CDS encoding Ni/Fe hydrogenase subunit alpha has product MSRTITIDPVTRIEGHATITIRLDDAGEVADARFHVAEFRGFEQFCVGRSIWEMPGITARICGICPVSHSISAARAGDAILGVSPPPAAVLLRRIANLASLIQSHALSFFHLSAADLLMGMAAEPSRRNLMGLLADRPEVARGGIRLRQIGQRIVSLVAGQSVHPSWAVPGGVREPLPPSHREQIAALLPDGLAIVRAALGLLEEIYDRHGSEISAFGDFPSLFAGLVSEVEGELEYYDGVLRFVDAGGTVVEEIPPEQYDLAIAERAEPWSYMLFPYYRSRGGEADGGMFRVGPLARLNICDSAGTPEAERELVRFRDLRGRGRTVTGSFHYHHARLIEILHALERIGEMLDDPELLDLHVRSDAGINQQAGVGFCEAPRGILFHDYEVDADGIVRRLNLLIATGQNNLAMNRTILQIAGTFIKGGKFSEGILNRIEHGIRAYDPCLSCATHAYGRMPLRLFLLGPDGTLLDEAARQ; this is encoded by the coding sequence ATGTCCCGCACCATCACCATCGACCCCGTGACCCGCATCGAGGGTCACGCCACCATCACCATCCGGCTCGACGACGCCGGGGAGGTGGCCGACGCCCGGTTCCACGTTGCCGAGTTCCGCGGCTTCGAGCAGTTCTGCGTCGGCCGGAGCATCTGGGAGATGCCCGGCATCACCGCCCGCATCTGCGGCATCTGTCCGGTGAGCCATTCCATCTCCGCCGCCCGGGCTGGCGACGCCATCCTCGGGGTGAGCCCCCCTCCCGCCGCCGTGCTGCTGCGGCGGATCGCCAACCTGGCCTCCCTCATCCAGAGCCATGCCCTGAGCTTCTTCCACCTCTCCGCCGCCGATCTCCTGATGGGGATGGCCGCGGAGCCGTCCCGCCGAAACCTCATGGGGCTCCTGGCGGACCGTCCCGAGGTGGCCCGCGGCGGGATCAGGCTGCGCCAGATCGGCCAGCGGATCGTGAGCCTGGTGGCGGGGCAGAGCGTCCACCCCTCCTGGGCGGTCCCCGGCGGGGTCCGTGAGCCGCTCCCGCCCTCCCACCGGGAGCAGATAGCCGCTCTTCTCCCCGACGGCCTTGCCATCGTCCGCGCCGCCCTCGGGCTGCTGGAAGAGATCTACGACCGCCACGGCTCCGAGATCAGCGCCTTCGGCGACTTCCCCTCCCTCTTCGCCGGTCTCGTCTCCGAGGTGGAGGGGGAACTGGAGTACTACGACGGGGTGCTCCGTTTCGTCGACGCCGGCGGCACGGTGGTGGAGGAGATCCCCCCCGAGCAGTACGACCTTGCCATTGCCGAGCGGGCCGAGCCGTGGAGCTACATGCTCTTCCCCTACTACCGGAGCCGGGGGGGGGAGGCGGACGGCGGGATGTTCCGCGTGGGCCCCCTGGCGCGCCTCAATATCTGCGACTCCGCCGGTACTCCCGAGGCGGAACGCGAGCTGGTCCGCTTCCGCGATCTGCGGGGGAGAGGCCGGACCGTCACCGGCAGCTTCCACTACCACCATGCGCGGCTCATCGAGATCCTCCACGCCCTGGAGCGGATCGGGGAGATGCTCGACGACCCGGAGCTCCTGGACCTCCACGTCCGCAGCGACGCCGGCATCAACCAGCAGGCCGGAGTCGGCTTCTGCGAGGCCCCCCGTGGCATCCTTTTCCACGACTACGAGGTGGATGCCGACGGCATCGTCCGGCGGTTGAACCTCCTCATCGCCACCGGCCAGAACAACCTGGCCATGAACCGCACCATCCTCCAGATCGCGGGGACCTTCATCAAGGGGGGGAAATTCAGCGAGGGGATCCTGAATCGGATCGAGCACGGCATCCGCGCCTACGACCCGTGCCTCTCCTGCGCCACCCACGCCTATGGCCGGATGCCGCTGCGGCTCTTCCTCCTGGGGCCGGACGGGACGCTGCTCGACGAGGCGGCCCGCCAGTGA
- a CDS encoding ATP-binding protein — MINLKPEVVAQLERVLGSVEMLLPRAVKPIDWASCSAANWRRHSFSGFLEPVRVTDGTTLDELLGVERQKEIMVNNTRQFLKGLPANNALLWGSRGTGKSSLVKALLNEYAAEGLRVIQVEKEDLIYLSEIFAAVENEPYRFILLCDDLTFEVGELGYKMLKSALDGSVYSAPENVLIYVTSNRRHLLPEYETDKLGGKYVNGELQQSEATEEKVSLSDRFGLWIPFHVFTQDRYIEAVRLCVEREARNRRVEIPWTKELEQDAIKWSHDKTKRCGRTAFQFSKNWVGQHLLSRQ; from the coding sequence ATGATCAACCTGAAACCCGAAGTCGTTGCCCAGCTCGAGCGCGTGCTCGGCTCCGTCGAAATGCTCCTCCCCCGGGCGGTCAAGCCGATCGACTGGGCCTCATGCTCCGCCGCCAACTGGCGCCGCCACTCCTTTTCCGGCTTTCTCGAACCGGTCAGAGTGACCGACGGCACCACGCTCGACGAACTGCTGGGGGTGGAACGGCAGAAGGAGATCATGGTCAACAATACCCGCCAGTTCCTGAAGGGGCTGCCGGCCAACAACGCCCTCCTCTGGGGATCGCGGGGGACCGGCAAGTCATCACTGGTGAAGGCGCTCCTCAACGAATACGCCGCCGAGGGACTCCGGGTGATCCAGGTGGAGAAGGAAGACCTCATCTACCTCTCCGAGATCTTCGCCGCGGTAGAAAACGAGCCGTACCGCTTCATCCTCCTCTGCGACGACCTCACCTTCGAGGTGGGGGAGCTGGGGTACAAGATGCTCAAGAGCGCCCTCGACGGCTCGGTCTACTCGGCCCCCGAGAACGTCCTGATCTACGTCACCTCCAACCGCCGCCACCTCCTCCCCGAGTATGAGACCGACAAGCTGGGGGGGAAGTACGTCAACGGCGAGCTCCAGCAGAGCGAGGCGACGGAGGAGAAGGTATCGCTTTCCGACCGGTTCGGCCTCTGGATCCCGTTCCACGTCTTCACCCAGGACCGCTACATCGAAGCGGTGCGCCTCTGCGTCGAGCGCGAGGCCCGCAACCGCAGGGTGGAGATCCCCTGGACGAAGGAGCTGGAGCAGGACGCCATCAAATGGTCCCACGACAAGACCAAGCGCTGCGGCCGGACCGCCTTCCAGTTCTCCAAGAACTGGGTGGGGCAGCACCTCCTCTCCCGCCAGTGA
- a CDS encoding Rho termination factor N-terminal domain-containing protein, with the protein MKMQEIKDIAKERGVKAGTMKKVDLVKAIQRAEGNTDCFAEGKADSCGQDQCLWREDCD; encoded by the coding sequence ATGAAGATGCAGGAGATCAAGGATATCGCTAAAGAACGGGGGGTGAAGGCCGGCACCATGAAGAAGGTCGATCTGGTGAAGGCCATCCAGCGGGCCGAGGGAAACACCGACTGTTTCGCCGAAGGGAAGGCGGACAGCTGCGGGCAGGACCAGTGCCTCTGGCGCGAGGATTGCGACTGA
- a CDS encoding hydrogenase maturation protease translates to MVLLIGYGNVLRRDDGAGVALVRAVAGGAGDGVRVIEVPQLFPELAEELAAPGLTGAIFCDARPGTAPDGEPVRLGRVSPAVGGSSLGHHGSPEEILAIAGALYGAAPPAWIVTVAGYDFGHGEGFSAAVRDALATAEEMVRALIATECRPGRPIPPAPPASAPPA, encoded by the coding sequence ATGGTGCTGCTGATCGGATACGGGAACGTCCTGCGGCGCGACGACGGGGCCGGGGTGGCGCTGGTCCGGGCGGTGGCTGGCGGGGCGGGGGATGGGGTCAGGGTGATCGAGGTGCCGCAGCTTTTCCCCGAGCTGGCGGAGGAGCTTGCCGCTCCCGGCCTGACCGGTGCGATCTTCTGCGATGCCCGGCCGGGCACCGCGCCGGATGGGGAGCCGGTCCGCCTGGGCCGGGTTTCGCCGGCCGTGGGGGGGAGCTCTCTTGGGCATCACGGTTCGCCCGAAGAGATCCTGGCAATTGCCGGCGCGCTCTACGGCGCGGCTCCCCCGGCATGGATCGTGACCGTGGCGGGATACGACTTCGGCCACGGGGAGGGGTTCAGTGCCGCGGTGCGTGACGCCCTTGCCACCGCGGAAGAGATGGTGCGGGCACTGATCGCCACGGAGTGCCGTCCGGGGCGCCCTATCCCTCCAGCACCACCGGCATCCGCTCCACCAGCCTGA